A genomic stretch from Streptomyces sp. QL37 includes:
- a CDS encoding sigma-70 family RNA polymerase sigma factor encodes MTLLDHDPTAEAAGDGGRALVRALHALVRAEAGAEAQAAGVEAADLEQSVWLKLLERRPGVPPDPARWVRAAVRAEARVARRRIRRERAYTAGEPPGDWTGCPERIAVGADERRALRTAVGRLPGRCPRLLEAMLAPHDPTYREIAGELGMSQGSLGPMRSRCLGCLRRMLAAEVVAPELRGMER; translated from the coding sequence ATGACACTTCTTGATCATGATCCGACGGCCGAGGCGGCGGGCGACGGCGGACGGGCCCTCGTGCGCGCCCTGCACGCGCTGGTGCGCGCCGAGGCGGGGGCCGAGGCCCAGGCCGCCGGCGTCGAGGCCGCGGACCTGGAACAGTCGGTGTGGCTGAAGCTGCTGGAGCGCCGGCCGGGCGTGCCCCCCGACCCCGCCCGCTGGGTCCGCGCCGCCGTGCGGGCGGAGGCACGCGTCGCCCGCCGCAGGATCCGGCGCGAGCGCGCCTACACGGCCGGTGAACCCCCGGGCGACTGGACGGGCTGCCCCGAACGGATCGCGGTGGGAGCCGACGAACGCCGCGCCCTGCGCACCGCGGTGGGCCGGCTGCCGGGCAGGTGCCCACGGTTACTCGAGGCGATGCTGGCCCCCCACGATCCGACGTACCGGGAAATCGCAGGGGAGTTGGGTATGTCACAGGGGAGTTTGGGTCCGATGCGTTCCCGATGCCTTGGATGTCTGCGCAGAATGCTGGCGGCGGAGGTTGTAGCTCCTGAACTGCGGGGAATGGAGCGGTAG
- a CDS encoding GNAT family N-acetyltransferase — protein MGMSVTISAATAQDVEQIFRLQYLCFQSEAELYGNYRIDPLVQTLDSVRDEVAADLVFVARLGDEVVGSVRGFTDADGTGRIGKLCVHPRLRNHGLGTRLLRAAESGLADGRSATRFRLHTGERSEGNLRLYRKAGYARVGNTTGVDGVRLVLLEKDAAAPAYVTSA, from the coding sequence ATGGGCATGAGCGTGACCATCTCGGCGGCGACAGCACAGGACGTCGAGCAGATCTTCAGACTCCAGTACCTCTGTTTCCAGAGCGAGGCGGAGCTCTACGGCAACTACCGGATCGACCCTCTCGTCCAGACCCTCGACTCGGTGCGGGACGAAGTCGCCGCGGACCTGGTGTTCGTGGCCCGGCTCGGCGACGAAGTCGTCGGCTCGGTACGCGGCTTCACCGACGCCGACGGCACCGGCCGGATCGGCAAGCTCTGCGTCCACCCCCGGCTCCGTAACCACGGCCTGGGTACCCGTCTTCTGCGGGCCGCGGAATCCGGCCTGGCGGACGGGCGTTCGGCCACCCGCTTCCGCCTGCACACGGGGGAGCGAAGCGAAGGCAACCTGCGGCTCTACCGGAAGGCGGGCTATGCCCGGGTGGGCAACACCACCGGAGTCGACGGCGTCCGGCTGGTCCTGCTGGAGAAGGACGCCGCCGCCCCCGCCTATGTGACCAGTGCCTGA
- a CDS encoding ATP-binding cassette domain-containing protein gives MITTSGLTKVYQSRGREVTALDGVDLHVREGEVYGVIGQSGAGKSSLIRCVNLLERPTSGTVTVAGQDLTALAGRGRRAGKELRRARNRIGMVFQHFNLLDSRTVRDNVELPLEILGISGQERTRKALDLLDLVGLADKAKAYPGQLSGGQKQRVGIARALAGDPKVLLSDEATSALDPETTRSILQLLRDLNQELGLTVLLITHEMDVVKTVCDSAALMKQGRIVESGTVGELLSTPGSELAHELFPVGGTASGPGSTVVDVTFHGEAAAQPVISQLSRTYNIDISILGAAMDTIGGKQIGRMRIELPGRFEENVVPIGFLREQGLQAEVVDGGPADATGIPSQTPAAITKEVAK, from the coding sequence GTGATCACCACTTCGGGCCTCACGAAGGTCTACCAGTCACGCGGCCGAGAGGTCACCGCCCTGGACGGCGTGGACCTGCACGTCCGCGAAGGCGAGGTCTACGGCGTCATCGGACAGAGCGGCGCCGGCAAGTCCTCCCTCATCCGCTGCGTCAACCTCCTCGAACGCCCCACCTCGGGCACGGTGACGGTCGCCGGACAGGACCTCACCGCCCTCGCCGGCCGCGGCCGGCGCGCCGGCAAGGAGCTCCGCCGGGCCCGCAACCGCATCGGCATGGTCTTCCAGCACTTCAACCTGCTGGACTCGCGCACCGTCCGCGACAACGTCGAGCTGCCCCTGGAGATCCTCGGCATCTCCGGACAGGAACGCACCCGCAAGGCGCTCGACCTCCTCGACCTCGTCGGTCTCGCCGACAAGGCGAAGGCCTATCCCGGTCAGCTGTCCGGTGGCCAGAAGCAGCGCGTCGGCATCGCCCGGGCCCTCGCGGGCGACCCGAAGGTGCTCCTCTCCGACGAGGCGACCTCCGCGCTGGACCCCGAGACCACCCGCTCCATCCTGCAGCTGCTGCGCGACCTCAACCAGGAGCTCGGCCTCACCGTCCTGCTCATCACGCACGAGATGGACGTCGTCAAGACCGTCTGCGACTCCGCCGCGCTGATGAAGCAGGGCCGCATCGTCGAGTCGGGCACCGTCGGCGAACTGCTGTCCACCCCCGGCTCCGAGCTGGCGCACGAGCTGTTCCCCGTCGGGGGCACCGCCTCCGGCCCCGGGTCCACCGTCGTCGACGTCACCTTCCACGGCGAGGCCGCGGCCCAGCCGGTGATCTCGCAGCTCTCCCGGACGTACAACATCGACATCTCGATCCTCGGTGCCGCGATGGACACCATCGGCGGCAAGCAGATCGGCCGCATGCGCATCGAGCTGCCCGGCCGATTCGAGGAGAACGTCGTACCGATCGGCTTCCTGCGCGAGCAGGGCCTCCAGGCCGAGGTCGTGGACGGCGGCCCCGCCGACGCCACCGGCATCCCCTCCCAGACCCCCGCCGCGATCACCAAGGAGGTGGCGAAGTGA
- a CDS encoding methionine ABC transporter permease has translation MTWSEMQPLLSQGTIDTLYMVLWSTLVTVVGGLPLGILLVLTDKGGLLQNTVVNKVIGVIVNIGRSLPFIILLIALIPFTTWVVGTFIGPSAMIVPLAIGAIPFFARLVETAVREVDHGLVEAVQSMGGSVPTIVRKVLLPQALPSLVSGVTTTVIVLIGYSAMAGAVGGEGLGSKAVTYGFQRFDNQFMLITVVLLIVIVTVVQLIGDGAVRLLARRGRTSS, from the coding sequence GTGACCTGGTCCGAAATGCAGCCACTGCTCTCGCAGGGAACCATCGACACCCTCTACATGGTGCTCTGGTCCACGCTCGTCACCGTCGTCGGCGGCCTGCCGCTCGGCATTCTGCTCGTCCTCACCGACAAGGGCGGACTGCTCCAGAACACGGTGGTGAACAAGGTCATCGGCGTGATCGTGAACATCGGCCGCTCGCTGCCCTTCATCATCCTGCTGATCGCGCTGATCCCCTTCACCACCTGGGTCGTCGGCACCTTCATCGGCCCGTCCGCGATGATCGTGCCGCTCGCCATCGGTGCCATCCCCTTCTTCGCACGGCTCGTCGAGACCGCCGTGCGCGAGGTCGACCACGGACTCGTCGAGGCCGTCCAGTCCATGGGCGGGTCCGTCCCGACGATCGTCCGCAAGGTCCTGCTGCCGCAGGCGCTGCCCTCGCTCGTCTCGGGCGTCACCACGACCGTGATCGTGCTCATCGGCTACTCCGCGATGGCTGGTGCGGTGGGCGGTGAAGGGCTCGGATCCAAGGCCGTCACCTACGGATTCCAGCGCTTCGACAACCAGTTCATGCTCATCACCGTCGTGCTGCTGATCGTCATCGTGACCGTGGTCCAGCTGATCGGTGACGGAGCCGTACGCCTGCTGGCCCGCCGGGGCCGCACCTCCTCCTGA
- a CDS encoding MetQ/NlpA family ABC transporter substrate-binding protein, with amino-acid sequence MRKNIKITAAAAAAAALALGLSACGTDSDPAAKGETGADADTSKALVVAASPTPHADILNYVKKNLADKAGLKLEVKEFTDYVLPNTATENGQVDANFFQHKPYLDDFNKKNNTHVVPVVDVHLEPLGLYSKKAKDVKDIKAGQTVAVPNDTTNEGRALQLLAENGLITVKDGVGTNAKLSDITDKKGLEFKEIEAATVPRALDDVDAAVINGNYAIEADLEPGRDSLVLEKADGNPYANILAVKDGNEDDPRVQKLAKLLNSDEVKKFIEDTYKGSIIPAFGAPAKS; translated from the coding sequence GTGCGTAAGAACATCAAGATCACCGCTGCCGCCGCCGCAGCCGCCGCCCTCGCCCTCGGCCTCAGCGCCTGCGGTACGGACTCCGACCCGGCCGCCAAGGGCGAGACCGGTGCCGACGCCGACACCTCAAAGGCTCTCGTCGTCGCCGCGTCCCCGACGCCGCACGCCGACATCCTGAACTACGTCAAGAAGAACCTGGCGGACAAGGCCGGCCTCAAGCTGGAGGTCAAGGAGTTCACGGACTACGTCCTGCCGAACACCGCCACCGAGAACGGCCAGGTCGACGCCAACTTCTTCCAGCACAAGCCCTACCTGGACGACTTCAACAAGAAGAACAACACCCACGTCGTCCCGGTGGTCGACGTCCACCTGGAGCCCCTCGGCCTCTACTCCAAGAAGGCCAAGGACGTGAAGGACATCAAGGCCGGCCAGACCGTCGCCGTCCCGAACGACACCACCAACGAGGGCCGCGCGCTCCAGCTGCTCGCCGAGAACGGGCTGATCACCGTCAAGGACGGTGTCGGCACCAACGCCAAGCTCAGCGACATCACGGACAAGAAGGGTCTGGAGTTCAAGGAGATCGAGGCCGCCACCGTGCCCCGTGCCCTGGACGACGTCGACGCCGCCGTCATCAACGGCAACTACGCCATCGAGGCCGACCTGGAGCCGGGCCGGGACTCCCTGGTGCTGGAGAAGGCCGACGGCAACCCGTACGCCAACATCCTGGCCGTCAAGGACGGCAACGAGGACGACCCCCGCGTCCAGAAGCTCGCGAAGCTCCTGAACTCCGACGAGGTCAAGAAGTTCATCGAGGACACCTACAAGGGCTCGATCATCCCCGCCTTCGGTGCGCCCGCCAAGTCCTGA
- a CDS encoding GNAT family N-acetyltransferase encodes MTTTFPSISISTDRLVLRPFDMADVPAYIEMMNDELVTAWTEAPYPYTQVDAERWVRRIAPAERSQGNGIVFAVTEFLTQRLVGSVRLLNTDRRTLATEVRYITAPWARGEGYATESVLALAEWLFRDQGFERIELRTPAGNTASQQVAQKLGCISEGVLRNARIARTATEDGGWADIRTDLIVWGLLPEDLEGVAEQLADAGGYGTYDDWN; translated from the coding sequence ATGACTACCACCTTCCCGTCCATCTCCATCAGCACGGACAGGTTGGTGCTGCGCCCCTTCGACATGGCGGACGTCCCGGCGTACATCGAGATGATGAACGACGAGCTCGTCACCGCCTGGACCGAGGCCCCGTACCCCTACACCCAGGTCGACGCCGAACGGTGGGTGCGCAGGATCGCGCCGGCCGAACGCTCGCAGGGCAACGGAATCGTCTTCGCCGTCACCGAGTTCCTCACCCAGCGCCTCGTCGGTTCCGTGCGGCTCCTCAACACCGACCGGCGCACCCTGGCCACCGAGGTCCGCTACATCACCGCCCCCTGGGCGCGCGGCGAGGGATACGCCACCGAATCGGTGCTGGCCCTCGCCGAGTGGCTCTTCCGCGACCAGGGCTTCGAACGGATCGAGCTGCGCACCCCCGCCGGGAACACCGCCTCCCAGCAGGTCGCCCAGAAGCTGGGCTGCATCAGCGAGGGAGTCCTGCGGAACGCCCGCATAGCCAGGACCGCCACCGAGGACGGGGGCTGGGCCGACATCAGGACCGACCTCATCGTGTGGGGCCTCCTGCCCGAGGACCTGGAGGGCGTCGCCGAGCAGCTGGCCGACGCGGGCGGCTACGGCACGTACGACGACTGGAACTGA
- the cbiE gene encoding precorrin-6y C5,15-methyltransferase (decarboxylating) subunit CbiE, whose translation MADRVTVIGWDGSPLTGAATAALSAATLVAGAAHHLALPEVPGRAERIRLGSVDLAARRIAGHRGSAVVLADGDPGFFGVVRTLRKPEHGLEVEVVPAVSSVATAFARAGMPWDDAQIVVAHPRTLRRAVNVIRAHHKVAVLTSPGAGPAELALLLENVHRTFVICEELGTARERVTVLTSDKTADHTWRDPNVVIVIGGGPETTANSAWIAGRRPEGPRGWALPPEVYGGAGETGEGEFPGLRAAQLARLGPRTGDLVWDIGSGSGALSVEAARFGAAVLAVDSDPDACARTAAAARTFQVGVQVVMGTAPHVLESLPEPDVVRIGGGGVPVVTAVADRRPERIVTHASNRDEAEALGAALGENGYTVECALLQSVELDTSGWAERERSVVFMLSAVRTDLAP comes from the coding sequence ATGGCCGACCGGGTCACGGTGATCGGCTGGGACGGCTCGCCACTGACCGGCGCGGCCACCGCCGCACTCTCGGCCGCCACGCTCGTCGCCGGCGCCGCGCACCACCTGGCGCTCCCCGAAGTGCCCGGGCGTGCCGAACGGATCCGCCTCGGCAGCGTCGACCTGGCCGCCCGCAGGATCGCCGGGCACCGGGGGAGCGCCGTGGTCCTCGCCGACGGCGACCCCGGCTTCTTCGGCGTCGTACGCACCCTGCGCAAGCCCGAACACGGGCTCGAGGTCGAGGTCGTCCCCGCCGTCTCGTCCGTCGCCACCGCCTTCGCCCGCGCAGGCATGCCGTGGGACGACGCGCAGATCGTCGTCGCCCACCCCCGCACCCTGCGCCGCGCGGTCAACGTCATCCGCGCCCACCACAAGGTGGCCGTACTCACCTCCCCCGGAGCCGGGCCGGCCGAGCTCGCGCTGCTGCTCGAGAACGTCCACCGCACCTTCGTGATCTGCGAGGAGCTGGGCACCGCACGCGAGCGGGTCACCGTCCTCACCTCCGACAAGACGGCCGACCACACCTGGCGCGACCCCAATGTCGTCATCGTCATCGGCGGCGGCCCCGAGACCACCGCCAACAGTGCCTGGATCGCCGGCCGCCGCCCCGAGGGCCCCCGCGGCTGGGCCCTGCCGCCCGAGGTGTACGGCGGCGCGGGGGAGACCGGCGAGGGGGAGTTCCCCGGGCTGCGCGCAGCCCAGCTCGCCCGCCTCGGACCGCGCACCGGCGATCTCGTCTGGGACATCGGCTCCGGCAGCGGCGCCCTCTCCGTGGAAGCGGCCCGCTTCGGCGCCGCGGTCCTCGCCGTGGACAGCGATCCGGACGCCTGCGCGCGTACGGCCGCCGCCGCCCGCACCTTCCAGGTCGGGGTCCAGGTCGTCATGGGTACCGCCCCGCACGTCCTGGAGAGCCTGCCCGAGCCCGATGTCGTACGGATCGGCGGCGGCGGGGTCCCCGTGGTCACCGCGGTCGCGGACCGCCGCCCGGAACGCATCGTCACCCATGCCTCGAACCGGGACGAGGCCGAGGCGCTGGGCGCCGCACTCGGTGAGAACGGATACACGGTCGAGTGCGCGCTGCTCCAGTCCGTCGAACTGGACACCTCCGGCTGGGCGGAACGTGAACGCTCCGTCGTATTCATGCTCTCCGCGGTGCGTACCGACCTCGCCCCCTGA